From the Solanum pennellii chromosome 4, SPENNV200 genome, one window contains:
- the LOC107017375 gene encoding WAT1-related protein At3g30340-like yields the protein MSFFEKWNAVSAMIVVEFALAIVNALFKKVLNRGMNQLVITTYRFSISTIVLTPIACFLERNFISNLTGRVVCSLFFSALLGGTLTQYFFLIGLKYTSATFSCAFINMVPINTFIMSLLLGQENMNMKCKSGRAKALGTLCCLGGALILTLYKGMPLINQSTPEVEVNHNVKSWIVGSSFLFAGSVVWSSWFLIQARIGKDYPYQYSSTAIMSFLGAIQSAILSLVIDRNTSTWFLKGTLEISTVIYAGVVGSGLCYVVMSWCVKQKGAVFTSAFSPLIQIFAAVIDISILHEQIHLGSILGSILVIIGLYILLWGKSKDTENLKNSPTTEKNVQPTLPVTSSPSHT from the exons ATGAGTTTCTTTGAGAAATGGAACGCGGTATCTGCAATGATTGTTGTTGAATTTGCTCTTGCTATTGTAAATGCTCTGTTCAAAAAAGTTCTTAATAGAGGAATGAATCAATTGGTGATAACTACGTATAGGTTTTCAATTTCTACGATTGTCTTAACTCCTATCGCGTGTTTTTTAGAAAG GAATTTCATATCGAATTTGACAGGTCGTGTTGTGTGTTCTCTGTTTTTCAGCGCGCTTTTGGG GGGTACGCTTACTCAATATTTCTTCCTAATTGGACTTAAATACACCTCAGCAACATTTAGTTGCGCGTTCATCAATATGGTTCCTATCAACACATTCATCATGTCATTGCTACTCGG GCAAGAGAACATGAACATGAAATGCAAAAGTGGGAGAGCTAAGGCATTAGGAACTTTATGTTGTCTTGGTGGAGCTTTGATACTAACTTTATACAAAGGAATGCCATTGATAAATCAATCAACACCAGAAGTTGAAGTGAACCACAATGTAAAGAGTTGGATTGTTGGTTCATCATTTCTATTCGCGGGGAGCGTCGTTTGGTCTTCGTGGTTTCTTATACAAGCTAGGATTGGGAAGGACTATCCTTATCAGTATTCAAGCACAGCAATAATGTCATTTCTTGGAGCCATTCAATCTGCAATCTTGAGCTTGGTTATTGATAGAAACACATCTACATGGTTTCTCAAAGGAACTTTAGAGATCTCAACTGTTATATATGCT gGAGTGGTGGGATCAGGTTTATGCTATGTGGTCATGTCATGGTGTGTAAAGCAAAAGGGTGCAGTATTCACCTCTGCATTTAGTCCATTGATTCAAATTTTTGCTGCTGTGATTGACATCTCCATACTTCATGAACAAATTCACCTTGGAAG CATTTTGGGGTCCATTTTGGTTATTATTGGCTTGTATATTCTTCTATGGGGTAAAAGCAAAGACACAGAGAATTTGAAGAATTCTCCAACAACAGAAAAGAATGTGCAACCTACACTTCCTGTTACTTCCAGCCCATCTCATACATAA